From the genome of Vicia villosa cultivar HV-30 ecotype Madison, WI linkage group LG2, Vvil1.0, whole genome shotgun sequence, one region includes:
- the LOC131650449 gene encoding uncharacterized protein LOC131650449, with protein sequence MNADLIHKAKEKADEIMKWQDMEEKVLQQKSKIEWIKLGDGNNHFLHASLKAKAQSKRMMKVCLDDGTEIYDKQGIEEEVLNFYGNLMGKDDRILNQINLQTMREGKCLNSDQRRDLIKQVSEKEIKDALFEMGDNKSPGIDGYSAKFFKSCWSVIKEDLIRTIRY encoded by the coding sequence ATGAATGCTGATCTCATTCATAAGGCAAAGGAGAAAGCTGATGAAATCATGAAATGGCAAGACATGGAAGAGAAAGTCCTGCAGCAAAAATCTAAGATCGAGTGGATCAAGTTGGGGGATGGAAATAATCATTTTTTACACGCCTCCCTTAAAGCCAAAGCTCAATCTAAGAGAATGATGAAGGTCTGTCTTGATGATGGAACTGAAATCTATGATAAGCAGGGCATTGAAGAGGAAGTGCTCAATTTCTATGGGAACCTCATGGGGAAGGATGATAGGATTCTTAACCAAATCAATCTGCAGACTATGAGGGAAGGTAAATGTTTGAATAGTGATCAAAGAAGAGATCTTATTAAACAGGTTAGTGAAAAGGAGATTAAAGATGCCTTATTTGAGATGGGTGATAATAAAAGTCCTGGTATTGATGGTTATAGTGCCAAATTTTTTAAGAGCTGCTGGAGTGTGATTAAAGAGGACTTGATTAGAACCATCagatattag